The following are from one region of the Ignavibacteriota bacterium genome:
- a CDS encoding phosphatase PAP2 family protein, with the protein MNTTDKHARIISTIFVPPSFTIVVFTFFAFTLETELTQRLITFLVALLFGFIAPIILFVVLRKSKKLADLDASIKEERTLPFVIGTGFYLVGLIILLIFNVNIISIAFWFCYISNTMITILINKHWKISAHAMGSAGPLAAITFCLGPQMLFFSFITFLVGWSRVQLKVHTIAQVIGGILFAFISTYLQMYFIVRLFE; encoded by the coding sequence ATGAATACAACTGATAAGCACGCCAGGATCATTTCAACAATTTTTGTCCCGCCGTCTTTTACAATTGTTGTTTTTACATTTTTTGCTTTTACACTCGAAACAGAGTTAACTCAAAGACTCATTACTTTTTTAGTTGCGTTACTGTTTGGATTCATCGCTCCGATAATTCTATTCGTTGTATTAAGGAAAAGTAAAAAACTTGCTGATCTGGATGCTTCAATTAAAGAAGAAAGAACTTTACCTTTTGTAATTGGAACCGGATTTTATCTAGTAGGATTGATCATTCTACTTATTTTTAATGTGAATATTATTTCAATAGCTTTTTGGTTTTGTTATATTTCTAATACTATGATTACCATATTGATAAACAAACATTGGAAAATTAGTGCACACGCAATGGGTTCAGCCGGACCGCTCGCAGCTATTACATTTTGTTTAGGACCGCAGATGTTATTTTTTTCATTTATTACATTTCTGGTTGGATGGTCGAGGGTTCAGTTGAAGGTTCATACGATAGCTCAAGTAATCGGAGGAATTCTATTTGCTTTCATCTCAACTTATTTGCAAATGTATTTTATTGTTCGTTTGTTTGAGTAA
- a CDS encoding enoyl-CoA hydratase/isomerase family protein translates to MIKYETKDEIGIITLNRPEKRNALHPDMISQLKSKLNDLENDSNVRVLIITGEGNSFCAGADLEYLSGLQNFSVLENEKDSRSLAELFLKIYNFPKVIIAAVNGAAIAGGCGLASVCDIIVADEENARFGYSEVKIGFLAAIVSTFLIRRVGEGLAKQLLLTGEVIDSKCAYEIGFVNYINNNALEQALNIASKIKTNSQQSILMTKNMIGKVSGLTVEDAVEYCIGLNTISRTTKDFQNGLTNFLIKK, encoded by the coding sequence ATGATCAAATATGAAACAAAAGATGAAATTGGAATTATAACACTCAATCGTCCAGAAAAACGAAATGCACTTCATCCGGATATGATAAGTCAACTAAAATCAAAACTGAATGATTTAGAAAATGACAGTAATGTTAGAGTTTTAATCATCACAGGTGAAGGGAATTCATTTTGTGCAGGTGCTGATCTTGAATACTTAAGCGGATTGCAAAATTTTTCTGTGCTTGAGAACGAGAAAGATTCCAGATCTTTAGCTGAATTATTTCTGAAGATATATAACTTTCCAAAAGTTATAATTGCTGCAGTGAACGGAGCAGCAATTGCAGGTGGTTGTGGTCTGGCATCAGTTTGCGATATTATTGTTGCTGATGAAGAAAATGCCAGATTCGGATATTCAGAAGTAAAAATTGGATTCCTTGCAGCTATAGTTTCAACATTTCTTATCAGAAGAGTGGGTGAAGGACTGGCAAAACAATTGTTGTTAACAGGTGAAGTTATTGATAGCAAGTGTGCGTATGAGATTGGTTTTGTAAACTATATAAATAATAATGCATTAGAACAGGCACTGAATATCGCGTCTAAAATAAAAACTAATTCGCAGCAAAGTATTTTAATGACAAAAAACATGATTGGTAAAGTATCTGGTCTGACAGTTGAAGATGCAGTTGAATATTGCATTGGGCTAAATACCATAAGCCGAACTACTAAAGATTTCCAAAATGGTTTAACAAATTTTCTAATTAAAAAGTAA